A genomic region of Mus musculus strain C57BL/6J chromosome 7, GRCm38.p6 C57BL/6J contains the following coding sequences:
- the Cyp2t4 gene encoding cytochrome P450, family 2, subfamily t, polypeptide 4, translated as MERARHDRMVTCLALLLLLLILMLLLWWGGVVRRQAQMQKDLPPGPAPLPLLGNLLQLQSGDLDRVLMELSSHWGPVFTVWLGPLPAVVLCGYEALRDALVLQADAFSGRGAMAVFDRFTCGNGIVFSNGPRWHSLRNFALGVLRELGVGRSTIEDRILEEAACVLDEFQATMGAPFDPQQLLDSAVSNVICTVVFGKRYDYGDPEFRRLLNLFSDNFCIMSSRWAEIYNMFPSFMDWIPGPHNRIFKNFQELRLFISEQIQWHWQSRQTGEPRDFIDCFLDQMDKEQQDLESHFQDETLVMTTHDLFFGGTETTSTTLRYGLLIMLKYPEVAAKVQEELDATVGRTWAPRIEDRARLPYTNAVLHEIQRFISVLPLGLPRALTRDVNLKNHFLHKGTFVIPLLVSAHRDPTQFKDPDHFNPTNFLDDHGEFQNNDAFMPFALGKRMCLGAGLARSEIFLFLTAILQKFSLLPVGSPANINLNPQCTGLGNVPPAFQLRLVAR; from the exons ATGGAAAGAGCCAGGCACG ACAGGATGGTCACCTGCTTggcgttgctgctgctgctgctgattctaATGCTGTTGctttggtggggtggggtggtccgCCGCCAAGCTCAGATGCAGAAAGACTTACCCCCAGGGCCCGCACCTCTCCCGTTGCTGGGGAACTTGCTACAACTACAGTCTGGAGACTTGGACCGTGTGCTCATGGAG CTCTCCAGCCACTGGGGCCCAGTGTTCACTGTATGGCTGGGCCCGCTCCCTGCAGTGGTGCTGTGCGGCTATGAGGCGCTCCGAGATGCATTAGTACTGCAAGCAGATGCGTTCTCCGGCCGCGGGGCCATGGCTGTCTTCGATCGCTTCACCTGCGGAAACG GCATAGTGTTTTCTAACGGGCCGCGTTGGCACTCGCTTCGCAACTTTGCACTTGGAGTGCTGAGGGAGCTTGGCGTGGGTAGGAGTACCATTGAGGATCGCATCCTGGAGGAGGCAGCATGTGTGCTGGATGAATTTCAAGCTACCATGG GAGCTCCATTTGACCCCCAGCAGCTACTGGATAGTGCTGTATCCAATGTCATTTGTACTGTGGTTTTCGGAAAGCGCTATGACTATGGGGACCCAGAGTTCCGGAGGCTCCTAAACCTCTTCAGTGACAATTTCTGTATCATGAGTTCCCGATGGGCTGAG ATATATAATATGTTCCCATCCTTCATGGACTGGATCCCTGGGCCCCACAACCGAATATTTAAAAACTTCCAAGAGCTCCGACTCTTCATCTCTGAGCAAATTCAGTGGCACTGGCAGTCACGACAGACTGGGGAACCCCGTGACTTCATTGATTGTTTCCTCGACCAAATGGATAAG GAACAGCAGGACCTGGAAAGCCATTTCCAGGATGAGACACTGGTGATGACTACTCACGATCTTTTCTTTGGTGGCACTGAAACCACAAGCACTACTCTACGTTATGGGCTCCTCATTATGCTCAAGTACCCTGAGGTGGCAG CCAAGGTGCAAGAGGAGCTGGACGCCACTGTAGGTCGGACCTGGGCCCCTAGAATAGAGGACCGTGCCCGCTTGCCTTACACCAATGCGGTGCTACATGAGATCCAGCGTTTCATCAGTGTGCTACCACTGGGGCTGCCCCGGGCCCTCACCCGAGACGTAAACCTCAAGAACCACTTCCTGCACAAG GGCACATTCGTGATTCCCCTACTTGTGTCTGCACACCGGGATCCCACCCAATTCAAGGACCCTGACCATTTCAATCCCACCAATTTCCTGGATGACCATGGCGAGTTCCAGAACAACGATGCCTTCATGCCCTTTGCCTTAG GAAAGCGGATGTGCCTGGGTGCTGGCCTAGCCCGTTCCGAGATCTTCCTCTTCCTGACGGCTATCCTGCAGAAGTTCTCCCTGCTCCCTGTGGGAAGTCCTGCCAACATCAACCTTAACCCACAGTGTACTGGTCTGGGTAATGTGCCCCCAGCCTTCCAGCTCCGCTTGGTGGCCCGCTGA